CGTTCACCACGTCTCTGAAGTCTGGCTGGAACTAATTATCCGCGAACTGCGTGCCGCCATGGCCCAGCTGGAAGGCGGCATCACCGACGCGCCGCTCAAGGGCCTGACCCGCGTAGTGCGCGCCCAGGAGCAGCTGACGAACGCCTGGGAAGTCCTGAAAACCATGACGCCGGCTGACTACCTGCAGTTTCGCCACGCTTTCGGGCAAGCGTCCGGCTTTCAAAGTGCCGCCTACCGCCATGTGGAATTTCTGCTGGGCAACCGGCACGCGGTCTTGCTCAAGCCGCACGAACACCGCCCCGAGGTGTACGGCCCCCTGCAAGCTGACCTGCTGGCTCCCAGCGTCTATGACCTGACTCTGCGCCTGCTCTCGGCACGCGGCCTGGCCATTCCGTCCGAGGTGCTGGCCCGCGACCTCACCTTGCCCCCCGTTCTGAATGAGGACGTGCTGGCCGCCTGGCTTCAGGTGTACCGCGACCCGGAACACTACTGGGACCTGTACGAACTGGCCGAAAAACTGCTGGACGTAGAAGACAACTTTCGCCGCTGGCGCTTTAACCACATGACGACGGTGGAGCGCACGATTGGCTTTAAGCGTGGGTCAGGCGGAACCAGCGGCGCCGCGTACCTGCGCCGCGCCCTAGAAACGGTGCTGTTCCCAGAACTGTGGGAGATTCGGACACGGTTGTAAGGCGGTGAAAGAGAAGGAGCCGGAAGAGTGCTGACTTCCGGCTTCTTCTTTTGAGATGTTCGTGCGGGCGCCTGTAGGACAAGCAGGCTTAGCGACCTTCTTCCGTCCGGCAAATCTTTTCTAAGAAAGCGTCCAGCTTAAGCTGCCCTGGCCGTGATTGGTCATCCACGTGGCCGGCCTCACAGCACTTCAGAAAATACCTGCGTGCCCACTTAAATACCGCTCCCGCACAATCTGCCGGTGATGCAGCTCATGCCCGGCAATAATGAAGCCTAACGCCTGCACCGTGAACTCAGTTCCGTTGGCGGTCACGCGGCGCTGCCAGTCTCCGGGCTCAAGGTGACGCAACAGATGCAGGGTGTTGTTCCGCACCACCTGCAACCCATCAGACAGCGCGTCTATAGACAGGTGCGCCACGTTCCAGGTCGCCGCCCAGGCCTCATCGTCATAGCCTGCAAGCGCGGTCTGATGGTCTCCACGGGCAGCCCGCAGCGCCCGGTAAGCAAAGACCCGCTCTGTATCCACCATGTGGCCGAGCACCTGCTTGAGTGTCCATTTGCCAGGTGCGTAGGCGAACGCCGCTTGCGCGTCTGTCAGGGTGCTCAGCAGCGCGCGGGTCTCTCCTATGTTCTTTTCCAGCGTTTCCAGAATGGGGGCGGTGTCAACCAGCGCCACATACGTTTCGTAGAACGGCGAGTAGTCCGAAGGCGCTGGGCGCGACGCAGGGCTCATGGCCGAATCGTATCGCGGCGCCCTTGAATGGCGCGGCACTGGCATATCAAGACCGTTAGATGCTTTGAACAGCTGGCTGTCTGCTGGGGTTGTGGCGAGGTGTCGGAGAGGGTGATTCAGTCATAGACGCCCATTTCCAGCGACCTCGCCTGACTGTTGAAACAGCGCCCCTCACTTCCCTGAGAAGGTGAGTGCTGCCCGGCCGCTGAAGTTGTCCGTCACAAGGGGCACACCTGTTACCGCCACCTGACCACCCTTCAGCGTGCCTTTGTACACTGTGCCGCCCATAGACGTGAAGGTGAGCTGACCGGCAGCTGTGATCACGAAGTTGCCCACATCATTGGCCGTCTTTTTCAGGTTCTTCTCGTTGTCCATCCAGTTCCATTCCAGAGAATAGGTGCCCGTGTTGGGCTCGCGGGCCGTGGTGTTCAGGCGCAGGAGGCCTCCCGTGAGGCGCATCACCCGCTTTTCATAGGGCACGGTATTGGGCAGAATCCGGGGCAGCACACGGCCGCCAAACGCTTTCAGCGGGTATTTGCAGCTCAGCAGTTCGGAAATGGGACCAGAGCAGGTGGACAGCGGCGACGATGGAGCGGCCTGGCCATTCAGGCTCAGGGCTAACGCAGAGAAGGCGATGAGGGCAGCGATACGGGTCAGCGAAGGCATGGCGTGACCTTAGAGCCAGGGCAGTGACACAGGGGTGACACCTGGAACTGGTGTTCCTCTGTGGCCCCATTGTGCGTGCTCCAGTCAGATGGACAACAGAGCGTCACGCTGATGTCATCCCGCGCCGCGCATGCTCGCAGCATGAACCGAATCCTGTCACTGACTGTTCTCACACTCGCCCTGGCCAGTTGCGGGGGCACAGCGCCGCTGCCTTCCGCACCCTTTATCGTCGGCCAGGTGGATGTCACTGGCCTACAGCCGGACGCCATCAGCCACACCGCTGTAGAGGGGGTGCCGCACATTCCTGTGCCGGTCGCTCTCAATGGTCAGTTTCAGCTGCCTCTGCCGGCCAACCCCAGCCCTGACGGCACGTTCTACGGTTCACCCCTGTGCAGCGGCACGGTCATCCAGAGCAATACGCAGGCGCAGTTTATGACCCTGTCCACCGACCGGCTGCGGCTGTGGCATCACGGCACGCTTCAGGGCTTCGTGACCACGCGCTGGCTTCAGGGTGACAACGTCCAGACCTATGAATACGTGTATGCCACCCTGCCGACCATCGTCCGGGGAGAGCAACTGTGCGGCAACATAACCAAAACGTTTGCCCTTGATTACCAGCAAGGCTGGAATCTGGTGGAGTGGACCCTGACAGGGAATCATCTCACCCTCGGCAGTGTCGCCAACCAGCGCCTGACCTGGCGCCGGCCCTGACCTGCGGGGACTGCCTGACCGCTTCTGCACACGCCACCTGTCCCAAACCATCCCCGGAGTGATATGACCTGCCCACAACGTTCTTTTCTGACCCTTGCCGTTTTGCTGAGTGCCTGCACGGCCCAGGCCGGCGGCGCTGAGCCGCGCACTCCCTTTGCCGTTCTGCGGCGGGCGGGCCTCTCTGAAACGCCGAGATTTGAACAGGCCCGCGCCTCGTTTACCGTGTGGCGCTGGAGCAGTCAGCCACCACTGTTTCTTCTCGCATCTTCAGAGGCGACGCAGCCCAGCAGCGCCGGGCAACTCCGCGCCTTTGAAGTTTGGGGCAACCTCCGACCACAGGAGAGCACTTCGTCCGTGCTGACGGCACTAACCCAGGCAGCCACGGCACTTGGGGCTGGGTGCCTTGGTCATCTCCCGCCCGCCCCGTTGCTGACGGCCCTCAAACAGGCGCCCACTTTGCCTGTCGGCTGGTCCCGGCAGTGGCCCGGCGGCTGGTCCCTCACGGTTCAGGCGGGGGCCACCGCAGGAGAACGGCAGGTCAAGGTGGCCGGCAAGTTGGCCGCCCACCGCAAGCCCAGTTGCGACATGCCAACCACCTGATTTCTTTGACCAACGAGGTGAGGGCACCAACCAGGAAAGCTGGGCACAGGTTCTCAAGCGGTCTGGCCGCCAAATTCCCAAGCCCACCGCTTCAAAACCGCGCCACCGGAAACCAGTTTGCGGTCTCCGGTGGCTTCTGGGTGGCTATTCTCAGCCTGGCACTCCCTCAGGGATTTTCAAGAAAGAGTTCCAGCGTTTGCCCGTAGTGGCTGTCATAGGTGAAAGCGGCCAGAACAATTAGGGAAGCCTTCTGTTGACCGCGCGAACTCAGGAGGAGCGGCTGCTTGACTCCGTTCAGCACCTGAGTCGCACTGACCTTGTAGCGGCCAAGTGGAACGTCCGGCATGCCATAGCCAGGCTTGTTTTTGACGCTAAAGGGCGCGGTGCTGCCCGCCGCGTTCGGGCCGTCCGGGGTGAAGGTGAACTCAAGCTGGTCGTAATCCACCTCGACATTCGAATGGCTGAGGTAGGTGTAGACCTTGCCGCTGGGAGCGTTGCTGGCCTTGTAGGTAAAGTCCCGCACAGCCCCCTTGGAGCCGTCAAAGGGCGTGTCGTTGTCGGGCGAGAGGCGCACCTCAAAGGGCTGGCCGCCCACCTCGCCGCGCAGGTAGGCGCCCGCGTTCCAGGTGCCAGGCTGCTGCGCCAGGGGAATGCGGTAGCGGCCCTGAGCGTCCGTTTTGCCCACCGCATTCATGTTGTAAAAGGCGGTATGGTCGGCAAACACCTCAACGCCAGCGATAGGGTTGCCCTTGTCATTGCGCACCGTCCCCGTCATGACATAGGCGGCCGCCTTGTCACTGCCTGCTGCTGTGCCTGAGGCCACGCGCGTCAACGTCATGGTGCCCGGCTTGCCCTTGGACCAGGTGTAGGCGCCATTCAGGGTATTGCCTTTCAAGGTCGCCTTGACGGTGTTCGTGCGGCCATCGAAATACTTGAAGCTGTAGGTCACGAGGTTCCGGGCTGCGTCCCAGGTGCCGGAGACTGGAAAGTCTTTCTGGGCAAAGCGCGTCAGGCCAGTCACGCGGGTGCCCTGCAAAGTCAGGCTGACCTCCACATCGTAGAGGCCGTCAATTTTGCCCTTCCAGGCGCCGCTCAGGGGACTGGCCGGGGTGGTCGCCGCGAAGGCCACGCCAGTCCCAGTGGACAGGGCGGGAAGGGCGGCGGGCAGGGCGAAAAAGGCGACGGCGAGCAGGCGTGCATAGGTCATGGTGGTGTCCTCCTGAGCAGGAAAGTGCGCTCTCAACACCCAGAGGATGCACGGGCCAGGATGATGGACCGATGGTGCCCCAGCCTCATGCCATTTTTGTTTGGAAAGCCCGGCTGATGGCTGCCCGGAACAAGGCGTCAGGCTGACTGTTCCTGACCGAATGAAGTCAGCAGTCGAGGGCCTGATTCAGCCATGCGGCAAACCTGGAGAGGAACGCGCGACTCTCAACTTGCCTTCCGCGCAGCGTCGTGGGGAAGTCCTGCCTGACGCCGGCCAGGCCATACTGCACAGCAGTCATCTCGCAGACTCTCTCTTCGGTCAGGCGTGTCAGTCTCTCGCTGGGGCCGCCTAATGCTGCTGACGACTCAGTGGCGACCCCGCTTACCGCTGACCATCCGCCCATCATGCCCCGCGCGTCACCCTAACGCCATGACACGTCGCCTCACCCGGCCCCTGGCGCTTACCGCCACCTTCTTCGCCTCTTCTGCCCTGGCCGCCGGGTCCTGGGTATCACTGAGTGACCAGACCATCCTGGGCCCCGAAGCAGCAATGCGCGCCCAGGTGGCGAAACTGAGCGGCGAGGCCTGCAAGCCGGCCGTGCGTGATTTCAAGACGCCCGGCCTCGCCCCCACCAGCGGCCTGAACATTGACGAGGTCATCCGGTCACTGGAAAAAATGCTGGCCACCCTGGCGCCCGGCGACCCGGCCCGCGCAGGCCTGGAACATTCGCTGAAAATGGCACGTGAACAGAAAGAAAAAGGCACCAAGGTGCTGCCCCTGCCGGTGCGACGCGAGAAGGGGGCGATGACCTTCGAGACGGCGCTGAAGACAGCCGAGGCGCTCGTGGGGACGCCAGGCCGCCAGGCGACGGGTAGCACCTCGTCGGACGTGGCAGCGGCGCTGGCCGCCAAGAGTCCCAAAGCCGCCCTGGCCCTGCTGCTGGCCGGGCACCGCGCAAAGCCCAAAGACCCGATGACCCTGGTGAACCTTGCGGGCGTCCTGACCCTGTCGGGGTTACCGCGCGAGGCCATCGCCGTGCTGGACCGCGCCGCCGAGCTGGGCGGCACCCTGCCTGCGCCAGGTGGCGTACCGGGACAGGCGGTCGCTCTGACCAACCGGGGACACGCCTTCCTGGGCCTGGGGCGCTGGAGTGAAGCGCAGGCGCCCCTGAAACAGGCCCTGGCGCTGGCCCCCGACCTGGCCGAGGCGCGCATGAATCTCTCCAAGGCCCTGCTGTGCAGCGGCGATGTGGCGGGCGCCACGCGCGAGCTGCGGGTGGCCCTGCGGCGCACCGTCGCCCCCGAAAACAGCGACCTCATCGTGACTGAAGACACGCCCAACACGCACGGCGACGACCTGAAGCCGCGCGAGCAGGCCTCCACCCGCCGCGCCGCACGCACCCTGTTTGACCTCTCGCGCGGGGCAACCTTTGACCTGCCGCAGCTCAAGTTGCCGCGCGACCGCCGCGAGGCCATCTCGATGCATGGGCAATACGAGGCCCTTGAGCGCAAAGGCGAGGGCATTCTGAACGGCCTGCACGCCCGCGCCACGGCCGTCAATCTCTCTCAGGTGCTGGACCCAGGGGAGCGGCGCTGGTTCGAGCTGGTCAATGGGGTCATTACCACCTCGGTCTTTGAGCCGGAGGTCTGGCCGTCGTACCAGTCGGCGTATGCGGCGCACTACGCGCTGCACAAGGCCTTTCGCCCGCTGTCCGATGAACGCAACAAGACGATTGAAGCTGGTATGAAAGCGCTGCCCTCGCCTCACACCTGCGCCGACGTGGACCGGGTCTATGACGACGCCTACCAGACATACATGGACGCCCTGCGGCCTTACGTGAAGGCGCAGGAACAGGCGATGGCCCGCTTTGTCTCGGCGCGCGTCAAGTTCGAGACGGCGCTGGCCGCCAACCTGCCCGACCCCAAGGTGCGGGCCGCCAAACGCGCCGCCATCGAGGCCTCTGCCAAATCGTCTTTTTACGGCCCAGTGGTCTACGCTGCCGTCCTGCTCAGTGACGTGCCTGGGCTGTTCTGTAGCGGGCAAAAGGTGCAGGAGGTGCCCCTTGAGCTGGCCGAGTTGCCCACGCTGGACGCTGACCCCTGCGGCGGGCTGCTCTCGACCATGAAAATGAAGTCCAAAGTGCCGTCGGCCGCCCTCAAGGCGTCGGGACTGGGCCTGAGCTGGTCCCTGAGCTGCAAGAAGATTGACATCGAACTCTCGACGTCCTCGCTGCTGGGTACGGACTGGCTGGGGGGCTTTGCCCAGGCGAGCCTCGACTGGAACGGCAACGCCACCATCTTTACGGGGGTCAAGGCTGAATTCAAGCTGCCCAAAGGGGTGCCAGCCACCGGCGGGCTGGGGGCTAAGGAAGGCCTGTACATCAAGTTCAGCCGTGACGGGGTTCAGGACGCTGGCATGCGCGTGGAACTCAAGGGGTCGCTGGGCGCAGGCCCAGACGCTTCGACCGGCCTGTGGGAGGGCAAGATAGAGCAGGAGTTTGGCATAGCAGCGGCGGTGGCCTACTGGCGCGAACGCTGAGCAGGAAGGGCCGGGCAGGGAGGTCGCTGAAGAGAGGCGGCCTCCCCTTTTCTGTTCTTGTCAGTAAGCCGGGAGTAGAACTTGAGGCTGATGGCACGTTCTCGTCAGGATGATGGCTCAGCTGAACACTGAACTTCAGGGCAGGTACGAAGACGACTCTCCCGTTGCACTTCTGACAGCTTTGGCTGGAGAGATACCGTCCACTTCACGAAGGCCGTCGTCTTACTGCTCAGTCTCTCCCCACGCAGCCCTCTAAATCCGCCTACCTCAGACACCCAGGGTGGTGGCTGCCTTCTGTAGGGCCCCCTGGGGAACGTCTCAGGGCCAGCAACTCCTCACAGCTAGAAAAGCCTGACCCTTCTGGGCAAAGGAGGCCCGCAAACACATACCCAAGCGAGAAGCGCAAGCATCGGCTGGCCGCAAAAAGCCCAGGCTTCGGGACCTGGGCTGGACAGAGGAGGCGATTGGGGCTTCTGCTCGTGGTGTGAACCTCGTGTCCTTGACGCTTGCTGTGGCCAGAGCTCTCAGGGCAACCGAGTGCTGAATGACATGCGAATCCCGTACATATTGTTCTTGAAGGTGTTCACCGCTGAGGCAGCCCAGGTGTCGCTGCCCTCCGCCTGCACGAGCACCGGCTGACCGGTACTGAGTTTTGCCGTCATGCGGTAGCGGCCCAGCGGCACGTCTTTCACCACCGACGTGGTGGGGCGAATGACTAGCGCCTTGCCCTGGCTGCCATCAATCAGCGGCCCCTCGGGGGTCAGGGTCACGATCAGGTCGCCGTACGCAATACCGTCGCCGTGATAGACGTTGACCTGCTCGCCCAGCACCCCGCCTTCGTAAGGACCATTGAGTTTCCAGACAAAGTCCCGCACGGCGCCTGTGGTGCTCTGAAAAGCCGCCCGGTCATTCGGGTAGATCGTCATGCGGAAGCGGTCGCCCTGATAATTACGCTCCAGGGTTGCGCCGGGGCGCCACTTGCCCACGTTGTGGGGCAATTCAATGCGGTAACGCCCCTTGGCATCCGTCTTTGCCACCACGTTCATGTCGTAGTACACCGTGTTGTCGGCGTAGACTTCCACGCCAGGCACGGGCTGCCCTCCAGCGGTCTTGACCACACCCGTCATCACGTAGGGAACAGGCCTACTCGCGGCCCCCAGGGCCAGGCTGCCAAGTCCAGCAGCGGTCAACAGCGCCAGCGATGTCACGTTTTGCATTCTTCTCTCCCCGGACTGGCCAAGAGGCTGTCCTTGTTGGGGAAGCGTATGCAACGGGCAATGATGGGCCGATGATGGTAGATGCCGAGCTGAACCGAGAGCAGCAATCAGGAGGAGCCGCGCACCTTCTTACGGTTCCTCCTGACCACTCAATCACCTGAACACGCTGGCCTTCAGGGCTGGGCTACTGCTGGCAGAGGCGACGCTGTTCCACCCACCTCTCCCCTATGCAGCGGTGAACAGGGCAAAGAGGAAAGTAACTTTCAGAGCCGCCTCAGCCATACCTTTAGCGCGTTTCTGTCAGGGTGTAATTGCCCGAGCCGCTGTAGGCATAGGTCTGCCAACGGTACGTGCCACTGGCCGCGTTGTAGGTGATGGTCTCGCTGCTGGAAGGCGTTTCAGCAGCGGCGACATCCACCCAGCTGCTGCCACTGAGTTTTTGCAGGTACAGGTCAAAGTCGGTGCCACTGGCCCCACTCAGCACACCTTTCAGAGTTCCACCGGCGTAGTTAAAGCCGGCTGTGCCTGGCTGGTAAGAACTGCCGCCAGCATTCACGCTGCCGTTGTAGGTGGTGGGCGTAGGCGTCGGGGTGGTGCTGCCGCCCACAGTCACGAACAGAGCAGAAACCGGGCCATACGTGCCGTTGCCATTTCTAGAGCGGACGTAGATGGTGTGCTTGCCAGCGCTGAGGCCAGTGGTGGACACCGTTGCCTGAACATTCTCACGGCTGGCATTAAAGCTGCCATCAGTGGCGGTCAGGGCCGTGCCGGTCCCACCGGCCCAGGGCGGCGTATCAATGAAGTATTCAGCGCCGGCCACCGTGCGGCTGGGCTCCGACCCATTGCTGGTGTTAAAGCGGGTGTTGTCGGCGCTGGCACTCAGGGTGAAGCTGGCGCCCGCCGCCACGTTGGCTGGGGCGGTCAGGCTGACGCTGTCTGGACCGCTGCCCAACTGGTAGGGGGCACGCGCCACGCGCAGGGCGTACAGCAGCGCCGCCTGGTTCTGGGGCAGCACAGTGCCTGTGAAGGTGGAGCAGCTCTCGAAGAACGCGCCGCCCAGCTCGAAGGTGTAGGCGGCCACCCCCAATTCCCCGTAAGTGAAGTCAATCGTGGTGCCGCTGGTGGGATACAGACCGATGGACTGCTGCGGAGTATGACCATTGAAGTACGCCAGCTTGCGGCCCAGCGACTGCAGCGCGGTGCCGTTCGGCGCGGCGGTGTTGGTGTCTCCCCAGGGCCAGAGGACCAACTTGCCGTAGCTGTGCACGTCAATGTACACGCCAGGGGTCGCCGCGGGGGCCGCGTCGGTGCGGTTGGGCCCACGGTTGTCCGCGAAGGCCGACTTGATAAAGGTCTGCAGGTTCTTGGTTTCTGGCTCGGAGGCCGCAGCCGAACCCATGTACGTTTCGTTGCAAGGATCAGTGCTGGAACCGCCATTCGCCCAGGCATAGTTAAAGTTGCGGTTCAGGTCCACCCCGTATAGCCCGTTGCTGCACCGCTGGGTATCATTGGCGTTTTTGCGCCATGACGCGCCGGCTTCCGCCTTCTTGCGGCCATCGGGATTGCTCTGCAGCACCAACCAGACCTCCTGGCTGTCCAGCATCCAGGTCACGTCCGCGTCCTTGCCGTAATTGGACACCAGATATTCGGCGAAGCGGGTGGTCAGCTCGGCCGGCGTGTATTCCCGCGCGTGGATAGAGGCCGTGATGACCAGGCGAGGCTTGGTGCCCGTGACACTCTTGTTGGTCAGCTTGAGGACATTCATGTCGTAGCCGCCGCGCCCTTGCGTCTTGAGCCAGGTCGAGCCGATGCTGCTCCAGCTGGCCAGATTCGGGTACTGCGACACAATGGCCTGCGCACTGCTGTAGGTTTCTTCGACGGTGCGGTAGCAGGAGTAGCCGCTGATGGCGAGGCTGCCCAGATTTTCTTTCAGCGAGCCGCTGTGCTTCTCCGTTTCGGCTTTGTCAATGCGGATGGTCCAGCCGCGTGTCAGACCGGTCACCCGCAGGCGCTCAAAATCCGCCTGGCCCACGTCCAACAGGACGAAGCGTTCTTCCAGACTGCCGCCCACAGGCTCAAAGGTCGTGATGATATCTGTCCAGTCACGATCCGTTTTGAAGTCAATGCGCGAGACCACGATGGGCTTTTGCTGAAACACACTGCATTCATCGGCCGTGGCGACCAAAGAGGCGCCTGTCGTGACCGGCGGGGCGGCCTGCGGCTGAGGCGTCTGCGAGCAGGAAGCCAGCAGCAAAGAGGCACTGATAAGAGAGACAGCCAGAGTTCGCTTCATAAAACCTCTGCATGGGTACAGGAAAAGGGTGTGTGTGGGAAACAGAAACCTTTAAACAGCCAGCAATCAGGTGTGGGCACGCTCAGGCGTGCCCACGAGGGTCCCACCTAAACGGGTTACTTGGTTTCGACGAGGGTGTACTGA
Above is a window of Deinococcus betulae DNA encoding:
- a CDS encoding carboxypeptidase-like regulatory domain-containing protein, whose translation is MQNVTSLALLTAAGLGSLALGAASRPVPYVMTGVVKTAGGQPVPGVEVYADNTVYYDMNVVAKTDAKGRYRIELPHNVGKWRPGATLERNYQGDRFRMTIYPNDRAAFQSTTGAVRDFVWKLNGPYEGGVLGEQVNVYHGDGIAYGDLIVTLTPEGPLIDGSQGKALVIRPTTSVVKDVPLGRYRMTAKLSTGQPVLVQAEGSDTWAASAVNTFKNNMYGIRMSFSTRLP
- a CDS encoding DinB family protein — protein: MSPASRPAPSDYSPFYETYVALVDTAPILETLEKNIGETRALLSTLTDAQAAFAYAPGKWTLKQVLGHMVDTERVFAYRALRAARGDHQTALAGYDDEAWAATWNVAHLSIDALSDGLQVVRNNTLHLLRHLEPGDWQRRVTANGTEFTVQALGFIIAGHELHHRQIVRERYLSGHAGIF
- a CDS encoding tryptophan 2,3-dioxygenase, giving the protein MTRQGAPHPDAPEQAHTDFTRSLSYGDYLQLDILKSAHQPVTAAHDEHLFIAVHHVSEVWLELIIRELRAAMAQLEGGITDAPLKGLTRVVRAQEQLTNAWEVLKTMTPADYLQFRHAFGQASGFQSAAYRHVEFLLGNRHAVLLKPHEHRPEVYGPLQADLLAPSVYDLTLRLLSARGLAIPSEVLARDLTLPPVLNEDVLAAWLQVYRDPEHYWDLYELAEKLLDVEDNFRRWRFNHMTTVERTIGFKRGSGGTSGAAYLRRALETVLFPELWEIRTRL
- a CDS encoding tetratricopeptide repeat protein translates to MTRRLTRPLALTATFFASSALAAGSWVSLSDQTILGPEAAMRAQVAKLSGEACKPAVRDFKTPGLAPTSGLNIDEVIRSLEKMLATLAPGDPARAGLEHSLKMAREQKEKGTKVLPLPVRREKGAMTFETALKTAEALVGTPGRQATGSTSSDVAAALAAKSPKAALALLLAGHRAKPKDPMTLVNLAGVLTLSGLPREAIAVLDRAAELGGTLPAPGGVPGQAVALTNRGHAFLGLGRWSEAQAPLKQALALAPDLAEARMNLSKALLCSGDVAGATRELRVALRRTVAPENSDLIVTEDTPNTHGDDLKPREQASTRRAARTLFDLSRGATFDLPQLKLPRDRREAISMHGQYEALERKGEGILNGLHARATAVNLSQVLDPGERRWFELVNGVITTSVFEPEVWPSYQSAYAAHYALHKAFRPLSDERNKTIEAGMKALPSPHTCADVDRVYDDAYQTYMDALRPYVKAQEQAMARFVSARVKFETALAANLPDPKVRAAKRAAIEASAKSSFYGPVVYAAVLLSDVPGLFCSGQKVQEVPLELAELPTLDADPCGGLLSTMKMKSKVPSAALKASGLGLSWSLSCKKIDIELSTSSLLGTDWLGGFAQASLDWNGNATIFTGVKAEFKLPKGVPATGGLGAKEGLYIKFSRDGVQDAGMRVELKGSLGAGPDASTGLWEGKIEQEFGIAAAVAYWRER
- a CDS encoding M14 family zinc carboxypeptidase; the encoded protein is MKRTLAVSLISASLLLASCSQTPQPQAAPPVTTGASLVATADECSVFQQKPIVVSRIDFKTDRDWTDIITTFEPVGGSLEERFVLLDVGQADFERLRVTGLTRGWTIRIDKAETEKHSGSLKENLGSLAISGYSCYRTVEETYSSAQAIVSQYPNLASWSSIGSTWLKTQGRGGYDMNVLKLTNKSVTGTKPRLVITASIHAREYTPAELTTRFAEYLVSNYGKDADVTWMLDSQEVWLVLQSNPDGRKKAEAGASWRKNANDTQRCSNGLYGVDLNRNFNYAWANGGSSTDPCNETYMGSAAASEPETKNLQTFIKSAFADNRGPNRTDAAPAATPGVYIDVHSYGKLVLWPWGDTNTAAPNGTALQSLGRKLAYFNGHTPQQSIGLYPTSGTTIDFTYGELGVAAYTFELGGAFFESCSTFTGTVLPQNQAALLYALRVARAPYQLGSGPDSVSLTAPANVAAGASFTLSASADNTRFNTSNGSEPSRTVAGAEYFIDTPPWAGGTGTALTATDGSFNASRENVQATVSTTGLSAGKHTIYVRSRNGNGTYGPVSALFVTVGGSTTPTPTPTTYNGSVNAGGSSYQPGTAGFNYAGGTLKGVLSGASGTDFDLYLQKLSGSSWVDVAAAETPSSSETITYNAASGTYRWQTYAYSGSGNYTLTETR